The Gammaproteobacteria bacterium genome contains a region encoding:
- a CDS encoding AMP-binding protein: protein MSNIVSILQKRSSLSLNAYLFLADGQEETASITYASLDQKAREIAAYLQANTVVGERVLLLFPSGIDFIVAFFGCLYAGVIAVPLFCPTIEHCYKMRDFLKIISKDLEISGVLTEASLFSAAQESSPLFRQPTFITDVSLLDPGLSGDYKSLKIKGDMIAYLQFTSGSVSTPKAAIIRHRNLIHNIKQSSTIWRYTRKSVTFTFASHGHVFGLICGLLVPLYRGSLAIFMPPQTFLYQPLLWLKAITKYGVTHSGCPNFGYDLCVQRSGKENHYLNLTSWKIAINGGENIRAGTLYQFAQKFKHAGFSIKQFCSAYGMSELAGTIAASRFGKKPVIFNLSIPKLAQHKAVTVNKNKSHTQQVASGRVLPGLRVIIVNPTTLKPLSAGKIGEICVAGKALMDGYWQGAEGLNDNLFVRLPHSKIKYYRTGDLGFLKKNELCVTGRLKEVIVRYGKNFYPLDLEMTVRDAIRNFPAGQQIVFAVELGGRDEIFILQEIQATTKAAEIDKMIISIRQAITQQHQLEIHGVIFVKETVLPKTSSGKLQRTLAKKLYLEDEFAIVYAHFKNQPELSKNRREGISGIKNNFKIPQKLMSDFKTILASAFRLDPHHIDLHADVSSFGLDSITIVQFIALFNEKYGLTLSPAVMYEYVNFDEFINDILKQYPLSFQGYYSDKELPSKVSENPIVYSSMNHNISPNSNDIAVIGVQGCFPGAPTLAHFWDNLVNGKDVITEIPKDRWEMDETSVGWGGFIDNIQAFDANFFNISPREAEIIDPQQRIFLQTVWQTIEDAGYSISALSQQKVGLFVGVFSHDYAQLLHQRNITDAYLTTGTTHSILANRVSYLLNLKGPSEAIDTACSSSLVAIHHAIQSILNGESDIAIAGGVNALLSNTAYKAATNAGMLSMEGKCKTFDQDANGYVRSEGVGAILLKPLQQAIGDNDHIYGIIKSTSVNHGGHVSSITVPNPNAQAQVIINACEKADIHIDTLSYIETHGTGTTLGDPIEISGLKKAFSFLAEKKGLSLAENTCGLGSVKTNIGHLESAAGIASVIKVLLCMKNKYLPANQHFKTLNPYIDLADSPFYVVNKGIQWQNPATENNNQSPLRAGISSFGFGGTNAHLIMEQYCEPLPENSVPLSQEKAYLIALSAKTDIALQEKIKNLNDWLSTSTSSSLDEISYTLNVGRDHFQMRCIIVAATVKELMETLRKLIEGKPPENCIINMSGKPYREQPVLQKLCESLLKEVLSDQFTNAEHTSKLLALGNFFTEGYTIEWQVLHSTQQKRLSLPPYPFAKNRYWLPEIAENFAVRSDGAPQLGMTTANLSLLKENLTHHISAILKINSATINTAHSLHDMGLDSLALKELILQLEKEYQVEINPALFFTYDSIDTLSEHFLSLRLEKTSTPLIVPLHDISTRITHRETTHLREPIAIVGMQGYFPQSADLQLFWEKLTAGHDFVTEIPLERWNWQNNYGDSKKDAAKTNSKWGAFLSEIDTFDAAFFNISSREANLMDPQHRLFLEVVWKTIEDAGYNPFDFANKDIGVFVGMEFHEYESLIAAAPKRIFHGHVATGNSHAMLANRISYFLNLRGPSEVINTTCSSALVAVHRGVNSLRNRECQAVIVGGINLILNPDTYVITSQLGALSSEGQCKTFDKSADGYVKGEGVAAIMLKTLGDAERDGDPIYGVIKGSAVNHGGKARSLTAPNVSAQTDLLIKAYKDAAIEPSTISYIETHGTGTELGDPAEIEALKDAFSQLIPPDARPANAFCGLGSLKTNIGHLEPASGIAGLFKVLLAMKSKTIPGNLHFHELNPFINLENTPFYLINKTQDWPQLKDKNGSTIPRRAGVSSFGFGGTLAHIVLEENIVASLGRTRATSGDFLITLSAKMPESLQQKKIDLLRWLERNATVDLESLSFTLNAGRAHFEHRFALIVSSLDQLISELKTPSFSHSADQDRTSVLQKIAAKYLQGDAIDWHTLYSKPQRLGALPSYPFVKKRYWFNEELSMAIPAHSPENKIVEGNYTENVINYLQQIFAEKLRLLPEQIAVDETYEVFGIDSLLTLEITTQLEKNFGSLPKTLLYEKNKIALLATYLIKNYLPIVQSLCGQVEVVNISDTPPQIISSSSSIVKNIPDKTHNGDIAIVGLDITFPLAANIQEFWNNLVQGRDCISEIPAERWDYRQHPVDMGDEKKYFNYGGFIPDIDKFDPLFFNISPREAMLMDPQERLFLQSAWAVIEDAGYTRDTLQRTVNNEVGVFAGATYNFYPLLIAEEWAKGNKLPLDIQMFSIANRVSYFLNLNGPSIVVDTACSSSLAALHLACESIQRGECQAAIAGGVNLSLHPAKYHFLGGYGFLAANGRCMSFGEGGEGYVPSEGVGSVLLKPLTLAERDGDRIYGIIKSTTMNHGAKTSGYTVPSPTAQANLIKSALDKAHINPRTISYIEAHGTGTSLGDPIEIRGLQEAFENYTSDRQFCAVGSVKSNIGHLEAAAGISQLTKVLLQLKHKKLVPSLHAEKLNPFIEFEKTPFYVQREVSDWVGNDAYPRRAGLSSFGAGGTNIHVIIEEYIAAEEAPLVAINLPFLLLISAQNKEVLQKYVEQTYLFLKADSAQYSAIKHNQWLHDICHTSQVGREAMAFRLAIVAPSYDALMTTLKMHAENPNADLPGLYQAHCPRPTVTQSNEVADALQNKECSSLARLWISGARINWERLYEDHPIKRVMLTRYPFVKRRCWVTTNTPLILEEPLMTEVVPSVNDQPAPIVSLLDRDETLHYVITLMAKLLELNSDEINIEEPFLTYGMDSISGINFIAQLNQRYSDLLSPMDLYRYPTSSQLIDYIIASATVTVQPEIITTSEIFPDEADFLNQINHLSHAQMNQLLEDELTEIDKLLDAI, encoded by the coding sequence ATGTCAAATATAGTTTCTATTCTTCAGAAACGTTCCTCTCTTTCTCTTAACGCCTATCTGTTTTTAGCGGATGGCCAAGAGGAAACAGCCAGTATAACTTATGCCTCCCTCGATCAAAAAGCCCGTGAAATTGCCGCATATCTTCAAGCTAATACGGTTGTTGGCGAACGCGTTTTATTGTTGTTTCCTAGCGGCATCGATTTTATTGTGGCATTTTTTGGTTGCCTGTATGCAGGTGTGATCGCGGTCCCTTTATTTTGTCCCACAATAGAACACTGCTATAAAATGCGCGATTTTTTAAAAATTATTTCAAAAGATCTGGAAATCAGTGGGGTTTTAACAGAGGCGTCACTTTTCTCAGCTGCGCAAGAATCATCGCCCTTATTTAGACAACCGACATTTATCACCGATGTTAGTCTTCTTGATCCTGGATTGTCAGGGGACTATAAATCACTGAAAATAAAGGGGGATATGATCGCTTATTTACAATTTACCTCGGGTTCGGTATCTACACCCAAAGCCGCTATCATTCGACATAGAAATCTTATTCATAATATAAAACAATCATCTACTATTTGGCGTTATACACGAAAGAGCGTCACATTTACTTTTGCCTCTCATGGCCATGTATTTGGACTGATTTGTGGTTTACTCGTTCCTCTATATCGTGGCAGCCTGGCAATTTTTATGCCGCCACAGACATTTTTATATCAACCGCTTTTATGGCTTAAAGCGATAACAAAATATGGGGTGACCCATAGTGGCTGTCCTAATTTTGGATATGATTTATGCGTACAAAGAAGTGGTAAAGAAAATCATTATTTGAATTTAACGAGCTGGAAAATTGCAATCAATGGTGGGGAGAATATACGAGCAGGAACGCTTTATCAATTTGCCCAAAAATTTAAGCATGCCGGATTTAGCATTAAACAATTTTGTAGTGCTTACGGAATGTCTGAATTAGCAGGCACAATTGCTGCAAGTCGCTTTGGAAAAAAACCCGTCATTTTTAATTTATCTATTCCCAAACTTGCACAGCATAAAGCGGTTACTGTAAATAAAAATAAATCTCATACTCAACAGGTTGCTAGCGGTAGAGTATTGCCGGGCTTGCGTGTAATTATCGTTAATCCTACTACGTTGAAACCGCTTTCCGCTGGAAAAATAGGCGAAATTTGTGTTGCCGGCAAAGCGTTAATGGATGGCTATTGGCAAGGTGCAGAGGGGTTAAATGACAATCTATTTGTAAGGCTGCCGCATTCAAAAATTAAATACTATCGAACCGGCGATTTGGGTTTTCTAAAGAAAAACGAGCTTTGCGTAACGGGGCGTTTGAAAGAAGTGATAGTTCGTTATGGCAAGAATTTTTATCCATTAGACTTGGAAATGACTGTGCGTGATGCCATCCGGAATTTTCCAGCAGGACAACAAATTGTTTTTGCTGTGGAACTTGGCGGTAGAGATGAAATATTTATTTTACAAGAAATTCAGGCCACCACGAAGGCAGCGGAAATTGATAAGATGATAATTTCAATTCGCCAAGCTATTACTCAGCAACACCAGTTGGAAATACACGGGGTAATTTTTGTAAAAGAAACGGTATTGCCAAAAACGAGTAGTGGCAAACTGCAACGTACCTTAGCTAAAAAACTATATTTGGAAGATGAGTTTGCAATTGTTTATGCCCATTTTAAAAATCAACCCGAGCTGTCAAAAAATCGTCGTGAAGGCATAAGCGGCATAAAAAACAACTTTAAAATTCCGCAAAAATTAATGAGCGACTTTAAAACAATACTTGCTAGTGCTTTTAGGCTTGATCCTCATCACATCGATCTTCATGCAGATGTGAGTTCCTTTGGTCTCGACTCCATTACGATTGTGCAATTTATAGCGCTATTCAATGAAAAATATGGGTTAACGCTTTCTCCTGCAGTAATGTATGAATATGTAAACTTCGATGAATTTATAAATGACATTTTAAAACAATATCCCCTGAGTTTTCAGGGCTATTATTCTGATAAAGAATTGCCGTCTAAAGTGAGTGAGAACCCCATCGTATATTCATCGATGAACCATAATATCTCACCAAATTCTAACGATATTGCTGTTATAGGCGTTCAGGGCTGCTTTCCTGGAGCGCCAACTTTAGCCCATTTTTGGGACAATCTAGTGAATGGCAAGGATGTTATTACCGAGATCCCAAAAGATCGTTGGGAAATGGATGAGACCAGCGTAGGTTGGGGGGGATTCATCGATAATATCCAAGCATTTGATGCTAACTTTTTTAATATTTCACCTCGCGAAGCAGAGATTATAGATCCACAACAACGTATTTTTTTGCAGACGGTCTGGCAAACAATTGAAGATGCCGGCTATTCAATAAGCGCTTTGTCGCAGCAAAAAGTAGGCTTATTTGTCGGAGTGTTTAGCCATGATTATGCGCAGCTGTTACATCAACGAAATATTACAGACGCTTATCTCACCACAGGCACCACCCACAGTATTTTAGCGAATCGTGTTTCATACTTACTGAATTTGAAGGGGCCGAGTGAAGCGATTGATACAGCTTGTTCGAGCTCCTTAGTAGCGATTCATCATGCAATTCAATCGATTTTAAATGGAGAATCAGATATAGCCATTGCGGGGGGAGTGAATGCACTCTTGTCTAATACTGCTTATAAAGCCGCTACTAATGCCGGCATGCTCAGCATGGAGGGTAAATGTAAAACATTTGATCAAGACGCCAATGGCTATGTACGCTCAGAAGGTGTTGGCGCAATTTTGCTGAAACCTTTGCAACAAGCGATTGGTGATAATGATCATATCTATGGGATTATTAAATCAACCTCGGTTAATCATGGCGGGCATGTGAGCTCAATTACTGTGCCTAATCCGAACGCGCAAGCACAAGTTATTATTAATGCGTGTGAAAAAGCAGATATTCATATTGATACGCTGAGTTATATTGAAACACATGGTACAGGCACTACGCTTGGAGATCCCATTGAAATAAGTGGCCTAAAAAAAGCCTTTAGTTTTTTAGCAGAAAAAAAAGGTCTTTCGTTGGCCGAAAATACCTGTGGTTTAGGTTCAGTTAAAACCAATATAGGTCATTTAGAATCTGCGGCCGGCATCGCAAGTGTGATTAAAGTGTTGCTGTGCATGAAAAATAAATACTTACCCGCTAATCAGCATTTTAAAACGTTAAATCCTTATATTGATCTAGCGGACAGCCCATTTTATGTGGTAAACAAAGGCATCCAGTGGCAAAACCCCGCCACTGAAAATAATAATCAGTCTCCGCTTAGGGCGGGTATTAGTTCCTTCGGTTTTGGTGGTACCAATGCGCATTTAATTATGGAACAATATTGTGAACCACTTCCAGAAAACTCTGTTCCGCTATCTCAAGAAAAAGCATATTTAATCGCACTTAGTGCTAAAACAGACATTGCCTTGCAGGAAAAAATTAAAAACCTTAATGATTGGCTCTCTACATCAACATCATCTTCTCTTGACGAAATCAGTTACACATTAAATGTCGGCCGTGATCACTTCCAGATGCGCTGTATAATCGTCGCTGCCACTGTCAAAGAATTGATGGAAACCTTGAGGAAATTAATCGAGGGTAAACCTCCCGAAAACTGCATTATTAATATGAGTGGTAAGCCCTATCGTGAACAACCCGTGCTTCAAAAACTGTGTGAATCTCTCTTAAAAGAGGTATTGTCTGATCAGTTTACTAACGCAGAGCATACATCTAAATTATTAGCACTGGGAAATTTTTTTACAGAAGGTTACACAATAGAGTGGCAAGTTTTGCACTCCACACAACAAAAACGACTTTCTCTACCCCCCTATCCCTTTGCTAAAAACAGATATTGGTTGCCAGAGATTGCAGAGAATTTTGCTGTTCGCAGTGATGGCGCTCCTCAACTTGGCATGACCACGGCTAACTTGTCCTTGCTCAAAGAAAATTTAACTCATCACATTAGTGCCATTCTAAAAATTAACAGTGCAACTATCAATACAGCACATTCTCTCCATGACATGGGGTTAGATTCACTCGCTTTAAAAGAGCTGATTTTGCAATTGGAAAAAGAGTATCAAGTCGAAATTAATCCTGCTCTCTTTTTTACTTATGATTCTATTGACACCTTGAGTGAACACTTCCTCTCGTTACGCCTCGAAAAGACAAGCACTCCCTTGATCGTTCCTTTGCATGACATAAGTACAAGAATCACTCATCGAGAAACCACACATCTAAGAGAGCCCATTGCGATAGTGGGCATGCAAGGATATTTCCCTCAATCGGCTGACTTGCAACTCTTTTGGGAAAAGCTAACTGCGGGTCATGATTTTGTTACGGAAATACCTTTAGAGCGATGGAACTGGCAAAATAACTATGGTGATTCTAAAAAGGATGCGGCAAAAACAAATTCAAAATGGGGCGCTTTTTTAAGCGAAATTGATACCTTTGATGCAGCATTTTTTAATATCTCTTCACGCGAAGCCAATCTGATGGATCCTCAACATCGATTGTTTTTAGAAGTAGTTTGGAAAACAATCGAAGATGCAGGGTACAACCCTTTTGATTTTGCAAATAAAGATATAGGTGTTTTTGTGGGCATGGAATTTCATGAGTATGAATCACTTATTGCTGCTGCTCCAAAAAGAATATTTCATGGGCATGTTGCCACCGGTAATTCCCATGCCATGCTAGCGAATCGTATTTCCTATTTCTTAAACCTGAGAGGCCCGAGCGAAGTGATTAATACCACTTGCTCCAGTGCCCTGGTGGCAGTGCACCGCGGTGTGAATTCACTTCGAAATCGTGAATGTCAAGCAGTCATCGTTGGAGGCATTAATTTAATTTTAAATCCGGATACCTACGTTATTACCAGTCAATTGGGAGCGTTATCTTCTGAAGGCCAATGTAAAACATTTGATAAATCTGCAGATGGTTATGTAAAGGGAGAAGGTGTTGCTGCGATAATGCTAAAAACCCTGGGTGATGCGGAAAGAGATGGCGATCCTATTTATGGAGTGATCAAAGGCTCGGCAGTAAACCATGGAGGTAAGGCGCGGTCTTTAACTGCACCGAATGTTTCTGCACAAACCGATCTCTTAATTAAAGCTTATAAAGATGCCGCTATTGAACCCTCTACCATTTCATATATTGAAACGCATGGTACGGGAACAGAGTTAGGAGATCCTGCCGAAATCGAAGCCTTGAAGGACGCATTTAGCCAACTAATACCGCCTGATGCTCGACCCGCTAACGCATTTTGTGGACTCGGTTCATTAAAAACAAATATTGGCCATTTAGAGCCTGCTTCTGGCATTGCGGGACTTTTCAAAGTGCTACTCGCCATGAAATCAAAAACAATACCCGGGAATTTACATTTTCACGAATTAAATCCTTTTATTAATCTAGAAAATACCCCTTTTTATCTGATCAACAAGACTCAAGATTGGCCACAATTGAAAGATAAGAATGGGTCAACAATTCCTCGTCGTGCCGGTGTCAGTTCCTTTGGTTTCGGAGGCACCCTAGCGCATATTGTGCTTGAAGAAAATATAGTTGCGTCGTTGGGCCGCACACGGGCTACATCCGGTGACTTTTTAATTACACTGTCAGCAAAAATGCCAGAGAGCCTGCAACAGAAAAAAATAGATCTCCTCCGTTGGTTAGAACGTAATGCTACGGTTGATTTAGAGTCGCTTAGTTTTACATTGAATGCGGGCAGGGCGCATTTTGAGCATCGCTTTGCGCTTATAGTGAGCTCCCTTGACCAATTAATATCTGAGTTGAAGACACCGAGCTTCAGTCATTCTGCCGATCAAGACAGAACCAGCGTGTTACAGAAAATAGCGGCGAAATATTTGCAAGGGGACGCCATCGATTGGCACACGCTATATTCGAAACCACAGCGCCTCGGTGCCTTACCTTCCTATCCCTTCGTTAAAAAGCGTTATTGGTTTAATGAGGAGTTATCTATGGCAATACCTGCGCATTCCCCTGAGAATAAAATAGTGGAGGGTAATTATACGGAAAATGTTATCAATTATTTACAGCAAATTTTTGCAGAGAAACTTCGGTTACTCCCAGAGCAAATTGCGGTGGATGAAACCTATGAAGTTTTCGGTATCGATTCTCTATTGACGTTAGAAATAACAACGCAACTTGAAAAAAACTTTGGTAGTTTACCGAAGACATTATTATATGAAAAAAATAAAATCGCATTACTCGCAACCTATTTAATAAAAAATTATTTGCCTATTGTTCAATCGCTATGTGGCCAGGTTGAAGTGGTAAATATTTCTGATACCCCCCCACAAATTATTTCGAGCAGCTCTTCTATTGTGAAGAATATTCCGGATAAAACTCATAATGGAGATATCGCTATAGTAGGGTTGGATATCACCTTCCCCCTCGCTGCCAACATCCAAGAATTTTGGAATAATTTAGTTCAAGGTCGCGATTGCATTTCAGAAATTCCAGCAGAGAGATGGGACTATCGTCAGCACCCGGTCGACATGGGTGATGAGAAAAAATATTTTAACTATGGTGGATTTATTCCCGATATCGATAAGTTTGATCCTTTATTTTTTAATATTTCTCCTCGTGAAGCCATGTTGATGGATCCACAGGAACGTTTATTTTTGCAAAGTGCCTGGGCGGTGATCGAAGATGCGGGTTATACCCGAGACACATTGCAACGTACTGTGAATAATGAAGTCGGCGTTTTTGCAGGCGCCACTTATAATTTTTATCCCCTTCTGATTGCTGAAGAATGGGCGAAAGGTAATAAGCTCCCCCTCGACATTCAAATGTTTTCTATTGCCAACAGAGTATCTTACTTTCTTAATTTAAATGGACCGAGCATTGTGGTTGACACTGCGTGTTCATCCTCACTCGCTGCACTGCATTTGGCATGTGAAAGTATTCAGCGCGGGGAATGCCAAGCTGCGATTGCAGGGGGTGTAAATTTGTCACTGCATCCCGCGAAATACCATTTTTTAGGTGGCTATGGTTTTTTAGCGGCAAATGGTCGATGTATGAGCTTTGGAGAAGGGGGAGAAGGTTATGTTCCCTCTGAAGGAGTGGGCAGTGTTTTATTAAAGCCACTTACATTAGCCGAAAGAGATGGCGACCGTATTTATGGCATTATAAAAAGCACTACTATGAATCATGGTGCCAAGACAAGCGGTTATACTGTTCCGAGTCCCACTGCGCAGGCTAACTTGATAAAGAGTGCCTTAGATAAAGCGCACATAAATCCGCGAACGATTTCCTATATTGAAGCACATGGAACAGGTACTTCTCTAGGTGATCCCATCGAAATTAGAGGGTTGCAAGAAGCGTTTGAAAACTACACAAGTGATAGGCAGTTCTGTGCGGTAGGCTCTGTTAAATCAAATATTGGTCATTTAGAAGCCGCCGCTGGAATTTCGCAACTCACCAAAGTTTTACTACAGCTTAAGCATAAAAAACTTGTGCCATCGTTACATGCAGAAAAATTAAATCCATTTATTGAATTTGAAAAAACACCGTTTTATGTTCAACGTGAAGTAAGTGATTGGGTGGGAAATGATGCTTATCCAAGGCGAGCTGGTTTAAGTTCTTTTGGTGCTGGCGGAACGAATATTCATGTGATCATCGAAGAATATATCGCTGCGGAAGAGGCGCCACTCGTTGCTATAAATTTACCATTCTTATTGTTAATCTCTGCACAAAATAAAGAAGTATTGCAGAAGTATGTTGAACAAACCTACCTGTTTTTGAAGGCCGACTCTGCGCAGTATTCGGCTATAAAACACAATCAATGGTTACATGATATTTGTCATACGTCACAAGTGGGTCGTGAAGCGATGGCGTTTCGCCTAGCGATTGTCGCCCCTTCGTATGATGCGCTGATGACTACATTAAAAATGCATGCTGAAAATCCAAACGCAGATTTGCCAGGATTATATCAAGCGCATTGCCCTCGGCCTACTGTAACTCAAAGTAATGAAGTTGCAGATGCCTTGCAAAATAAAGAGTGTTCATCACTAGCGCGGTTATGGATAAGCGGTGCTCGAATTAACTGGGAGAGATTATATGAAGACCACCCAATTAAACGAGTGATGCTGACGCGTTATCCTTTCGTCAAAAGAAGATGCTGGGTAACTACAAATACACCGCTTATTTTAGAAGAGCCACTCATGACGGAGGTCGTGCCTTCTGTCAATGACCAACCCGCACCTATAGTTTCTCTTCTGGATAGAGATGAAACCTTGCACTATGTAATTACTCTCATGGCTAAACTACTCGAACTAAACAGTGATGAAATAAATATAGAAGAACCTTTTTTAACGTATGGCATGGATTCTATTTCAGGAATAAACTTTATTGCTCAATTAAATCAGCGTTATTCTGATTTATTATCGCCGATGGATTTGTATCGTTACCCAACCTCAAGCCAATTAATTGATTACATCATCGCTAGCGCAACAGTCACTGTCCAACCAGAAATTATAACCACCTCTGAAATTTTTCCTGACGAAGCAGATTTTCTGAATCAAATCAATCACCTTAGCCATGCTCAAATGAATCAACTCCTTGAAGATGAATTAACTGAAATCGATAAACTACTCGACGCAATATAG
- a CDS encoding aromatic amino acid lyase, whose amino-acid sequence MSDLTFQKSIQNHPDRTTGTDEIIIGRGCKLTISDAKKLFHNNPRVNLSVESKNEMQRSYDFLKGYIDQRLPIYGINTHFGDQVNLLDPNLAPQNTTEKYGESINQRQLNLIKSHACGLGSILSPDIVKTAMLLRGHCLSQGFSGATPQVVTAIINFINHDIVPIVRCYGSIGASGDLIPLAMIAAAMVGEEVDVLYQGKLMKAPLALKMAGLQKFQPEGRDGLALINGTSLMTAIASLAVYDLHRIFKQALSAIAMALESMLVIESAYHPLVHQLKQQQGEILVNDFLLAFWKGSQLLTDLDELRQSNLTHLTQNDSKPARAVQDFYSLRSVAQGFGPFHENLERATTWIENEMNSVNDNPIVDYVTQKIHHNANFMGYYVTDACDILKMNISQASTWLHALLANLVHPRKSQHLPANLVEDPGTQNGFRPLQLLAASLAVQNRKLAQVHQSYMLPTEGDNQDVNSLGTHAALDLKESTANFERLTAILLLAACQALEFRGLEKSSPRAKEIHSVMREHFAPVTSCRPLSDEIENIVSVLQSDII is encoded by the coding sequence ATGTCAGATTTAACCTTTCAAAAATCCATACAAAATCATCCTGACAGGACAACTGGTACGGACGAAATCATAATTGGACGGGGGTGTAAATTAACAATCAGCGATGCAAAGAAACTGTTTCATAACAATCCACGGGTAAATTTAAGCGTAGAATCTAAAAACGAGATGCAACGTTCTTATGATTTTTTGAAGGGCTACATTGATCAACGGCTTCCTATCTATGGCATAAACACACATTTCGGCGATCAAGTAAATTTGCTTGACCCAAACCTCGCCCCCCAAAATACCACTGAAAAATACGGTGAATCAATTAACCAGCGCCAACTTAACTTAATCAAATCACATGCTTGTGGATTAGGTTCAATTCTTTCACCCGATATTGTAAAAACAGCGATGCTGTTAAGAGGACATTGTTTATCACAAGGATTTTCAGGCGCTACCCCTCAGGTAGTCACTGCTATCATAAATTTTATTAATCACGATATTGTTCCCATAGTGCGCTGCTATGGCTCCATTGGTGCTAGCGGAGATCTTATTCCCTTAGCAATGATCGCAGCAGCCATGGTGGGTGAAGAAGTTGATGTCTTATATCAAGGCAAACTTATGAAGGCCCCCCTTGCATTAAAAATGGCAGGGTTACAGAAATTTCAACCGGAAGGTCGCGATGGCTTAGCATTAATCAATGGCACCTCATTAATGACTGCCATTGCATCACTCGCCGTCTATGATCTGCACCGTATCTTTAAACAAGCATTATCGGCTATTGCGATGGCATTAGAGTCAATGTTAGTGATAGAAAGCGCTTATCATCCCCTCGTCCATCAGTTAAAACAGCAACAAGGTGAAATCCTCGTTAATGATTTTTTGCTGGCATTTTGGAAGGGAAGTCAGTTACTAACCGACCTTGATGAATTGCGTCAATCTAATCTAACGCATTTGACCCAGAATGATTCAAAACCAGCACGAGCAGTGCAAGACTTTTACTCGCTTCGATCTGTAGCCCAGGGGTTTGGGCCCTTTCATGAAAACCTAGAGCGCGCTACCACTTGGATTGAAAATGAAATGAATTCGGTGAATGACAATCCCATTGTTGATTACGTCACACAAAAAATACATCACAACGCGAACTTCATGGGGTATTACGTCACAGATGCCTGTGATATTTTAAAAATGAATATCTCACAAGCTTCCACTTGGTTACATGCTCTGCTTGCAAATTTAGTTCATCCACGTAAAAGTCAGCACCTTCCTGCCAATCTAGTTGAAGATCCGGGAACTCAGAATGGCTTTAGACCATTGCAATTATTGGCGGCTTCCTTAGCCGTGCAAAACCGCAAATTGGCACAAGTGCATCAGTCTTATATGTTACCCACTGAGGGTGATAATCAAGATGTAAATAGTCTTGGCACGCACGCAGCGCTCGACTTGAAAGAATCTACTGCTAATTTTGAACGATTAACCGCAATTTTGCTGCTCGCTGCTTGCCAGGCATTAGAATTTAGAGGCTTAGAAAAATCATCACCCAGAGCAAAAGAAATTCACTCTGTGATGCGAGAACACTTTGCTCCCGTGACGAGCTGTCGCCCGCTATCAGATGAGATTGAAAATATTGTGAGTGTTTTACAGAGCGATATAATTTAA